A segment of the Acinetobacter wuhouensis genome:
AATAATTTTTTTTCAGGTTCTTTCTCTATGCCTTGCTCTTTGTAGCTTCGCATATCAATACGGCTGTCAATTTGATGTTTTTCTAAATGGCTATTGCATAAATCTGCCCATCTTTGGCGTAGGTCTTTAATATCGGTTTTTCGTTCCTGGTAACTCTTGCCTGTATTATCTTTTTTAGCTCCGCCACGTTCAGGATTTTTGCTGTTATAGCGTTTGAAATATTGCTCTGGATCTCGTTCGATTCCATCTTGCAGACGTTCATTAAACATCAGGTGGACGTGGGGCTGATCGTTGCCGTCCATTGCTTTAGGGTTATGAATCGCAAACTGATACGGATATTTTGAGCCGATCTCGGACTGAATGAAATCCTCAACCAGTTCTAGGCGTTGCTCGGCATTCATTTCTCTAGGTAGTGCGATTTCATACTCTCGATAGGTACTGCCATTTTTGCGCTCGTAAAGGTCGGCTGCCTGCCAAAAGGTAATCGGATTATGTTCCGCCCATTTCGGCATGTTTCCATAGGCACTATGTTCGAGGTCAGTTTTAGCCTGTTCCTCTTTTTTCTTTTTTTCTTCATCCCGATCTATATATTCGGCATGCGGTGCTGCCTTGCCTGCCTTACCGACTTTCACACTTAAACGAGCAATCGCCATTAGGTTTTATCCTGTTCCTTTTTTCGGTTTCGTTCTTTCTTAAAAGCTCTTTGATCGAGTATCGAAGCAAGCATCATAATGATGATGAGTAGCGGTGCTGCAATCACGCCAAAAATAATATCTTTGATTTTTCCCAATACCTGTTTTAGTTGCATGATGTTGCTCCTAGCTTTGGTACTTCTTTTTTTCATTCAATTTTCAATTGAACGAAAAAAAGAAATTTCAGGGTTTTAGGGATGAAGTCCCTAACGTGATTAGGTTTCTCTACGAAGTAGAGAAACGTCTAAGCGCGCCATCAAAATTTTGATGGAAGTACAGGCGACAATCTCTAGAACGAACTTTAACAAAATTGCGGACATTAGACGTAATTATTTTGTTATCGTTCTTTGATAATTGAGCCTGTACTTTTGCGGTACCTTACTTGAGGAATTGAATATGACTAATGAATGGCTTTCTGAAAAAATCACCTACATTTCTGCTTTAAAAAATCCAAATGATGCTCAAAAACTTTTATTAGAATTAGCTCAAATCCAATACCGTACCCCCGACCAAGAAAAAAAGTTAAATGCCCTGATCAAAGCTGAAAAA
Coding sequences within it:
- a CDS encoding MobA/MobL family protein → MAIARLSVKVGKAGKAAPHAEYIDRDEEKKKKEEQAKTDLEHSAYGNMPKWAEHNPITFWQAADLYERKNGSTYREYEIALPREMNAEQRLELVEDFIQSEIGSKYPYQFAIHNPKAMDGNDQPHVHLMFNERLQDGIERDPEQYFKRYNSKNPERGGAKKDNTGKSYQERKTDIKDLRQRWADLCNSHLEKHQIDSRIDMRSYKEQGIEKEPEKKLLPSQAKDPEIREALQQSRTAYKELERLDLGDPKKDLKELKDSPISDKEIKQGIESFKADFDSFKQLALQQYKEQQKLEREQQKTMKFRGMSR